One genomic region from Desulfovermiculus halophilus DSM 18834 encodes:
- the rbfA gene encoding 30S ribosome-binding factor RbfA, translating into MRKAYSRRAIRLEEMIMHELGRILVQEIQDPRLELVTVSGVRLNTDLTVAEVLYTHGQSPVRHSEVQQGLDAARGYMRTMLGKRIKLRHVPELRFVWDSFLEETIHDPPIADT; encoded by the coding sequence ATGCGCAAGGCATATTCGCGCCGGGCCATCCGGCTGGAAGAGATGATCATGCACGAGCTGGGTCGGATCCTGGTCCAGGAAATCCAGGATCCGCGCCTGGAGCTGGTTACTGTCAGCGGCGTGCGCCTGAATACGGATCTGACTGTGGCCGAAGTCCTGTACACCCACGGCCAGAGCCCGGTCCGGCACTCCGAGGTCCAACAGGGGCTGGATGCTGCCCGCGGCTATATGCGGACCATGCTCGGCAAACGGATCAAGCTGCGCCATGTGCCTGAGCTCCGCTTTGTCTGGGACAGCTTTTTGGAAGAGACGATTCATGACCCCCCTATCGCAGATACTTGA
- the hflC gene encoding protease modulator HflC, producing MAVQKSPIAVAVVLVLLLIGISQTFYTVDETEKGVVLQLGKPVGDTVGPGLHFKLPFVQDVVTFDSRILEYDAEPAEVITKDKKTLVVDNYARWRIKDPLLFYRTARTVEGGTSRLDDIVYSELRVALGRYTLSEIVSTKRADIMDQVLKTTRRDLQPYGIQVWDVRVKRTDLPGENQNAIFARMESEREREAKQYRSEGEEEAAKIRAEADKDRSIMLAEAERKAQIMRGEGDAIATKIYGQAFGRDPEFYAFTRSLEAYRSGFGQNSDLVLSPDSSFFKYLMSMDKQ from the coding sequence ATGGCAGTACAAAAATCGCCTATAGCCGTGGCTGTGGTCTTGGTCCTGCTGCTCATCGGCATCAGCCAGACCTTTTATACCGTGGATGAGACCGAGAAGGGAGTGGTTCTGCAGCTTGGAAAGCCGGTGGGAGACACCGTTGGCCCGGGGCTGCATTTCAAGCTTCCCTTTGTCCAGGACGTGGTTACCTTTGATAGTCGGATCCTGGAGTACGACGCCGAGCCGGCCGAGGTGATCACCAAGGACAAGAAGACCTTGGTGGTGGACAACTACGCCAGGTGGCGGATCAAAGACCCCCTGCTCTTTTACCGGACCGCCCGGACCGTGGAGGGAGGGACCTCCAGGCTGGACGATATTGTCTACTCCGAGCTGCGGGTGGCCCTGGGCCGATACACACTGAGCGAGATAGTATCCACCAAGCGGGCGGATATCATGGATCAGGTGCTGAAAACCACCAGGCGGGATCTCCAGCCGTACGGGATTCAGGTCTGGGATGTGCGGGTCAAGCGGACGGATCTTCCCGGGGAGAACCAAAACGCGATTTTCGCCCGCATGGAGTCAGAACGGGAGCGGGAGGCCAAGCAGTATCGTTCCGAAGGTGAGGAAGAGGCGGCCAAGATCAGGGCCGAAGCGGACAAGGACCGGTCCATTATGCTGGCTGAAGCTGAGCGCAAGGCCCAGATCATGCGCGGTGAGGGAGACGCCATAGCCACAAAGATCTACGGGCAGGCCTTTGGCCGGGATCCCGAGTTCTACGCCTTCACCCGCAGTCTGGAGGCATACAGGTCAGGATTCGGGCAGAACTCCGATCTGGTCCTGTCTCCGGACAGCAGCTTCTTCAAGTACCTGATGAGCATGGACAAGCAATAG
- a CDS encoding DHH family phosphoesterase, with protein MTPLSQILDRWRSSRTFLLTAHANPDGDAVGSLVGLAHVLALMGKTGHILVPQGLPDRFSWLTAPWPVVSSPPGLSGRCIVILDCADLDRVGTELAAVFRAQDVLNIDHHTGNTLFGSLNWVDPAMSSVGEMIALAARRLGFPLQGHLGEALYLALMADTGSLSFSNTTPQTLDIVSEIQACGLDLDGFQAKLQRQWPLAKLHLHGRAMQDVSVRGEGKIGIIRAPRALRDQTGATLEDCEGLVDYVRRLRGVVVAVSLREEEDGVKFSLRTWGEVNVRDIAAELGGGGHPNAAGGSIPGPLQDAEERIVQTICARTGWPHRMD; from the coding sequence ATGACCCCCCTATCGCAGATACTTGACCGCTGGCGCAGCTCCCGCACATTCCTCCTCACCGCTCATGCCAATCCGGATGGGGATGCCGTGGGCTCCCTGGTCGGCCTGGCCCACGTGCTGGCCTTGATGGGAAAGACCGGGCATATCCTTGTGCCCCAAGGACTTCCGGATCGCTTCTCCTGGCTGACTGCTCCCTGGCCGGTTGTTTCCTCTCCCCCGGGGCTCTCCGGCCGGTGCATCGTCATCCTGGACTGTGCCGATCTGGACCGGGTGGGAACAGAGCTTGCTGCTGTGTTCCGCGCTCAGGATGTGCTCAACATTGACCATCATACCGGGAACACCTTGTTCGGCTCCCTGAACTGGGTGGATCCCGCAATGTCCTCGGTCGGAGAGATGATCGCCCTGGCCGCCCGCCGGCTTGGCTTTCCCCTTCAGGGCCATCTGGGTGAGGCCCTGTATCTTGCTCTCATGGCCGACACCGGTTCCCTGAGCTTTAGCAACACCACCCCCCAGACCCTGGACATTGTCTCTGAGATCCAGGCCTGCGGGCTGGACCTGGATGGATTCCAGGCCAAACTGCAGCGTCAGTGGCCCCTGGCCAAGCTCCACCTGCACGGCCGGGCCATGCAGGATGTATCGGTGCGGGGAGAGGGGAAAATCGGCATAATCCGAGCCCCACGGGCCCTGCGTGATCAGACCGGGGCCACCCTGGAGGACTGCGAAGGCCTGGTGGACTATGTCCGCCGACTGCGGGGGGTGGTGGTGGCCGTCAGTCTTCGCGAAGAAGAGGATGGAGTGAAGTTCAGCCTGCGGACCTGGGGGGAAGTAAATGTCCGGGACATCGCCGCCGAGCTCGGAGGAGGCGGCCATCCCAATGCAGCTGGAGGATCGATCCCTGGTCCACTACAGGACGCGGAAGAAAGGATTGTCCAAACCATTTGCGCCCGCACGGGCTGGCCCCACCGCATGGACTGA
- the hflK gene encoding FtsH protease activity modulator HflK yields MNWDWEKLQEKKQRQSKGGSGGGGRATPPDLGEFMRKFQNFNNFKSPAVKLGIALVILLWLASGFYIVRPDEVGVVQRFGAYARTTQSGPHYHLPIPIESVKTPKVTEVKRVEIGFRSRDAGAGMGLSGFREVPEESLMLTGDENLVNVQFIVQYQIKEAQNYLFNIQQQQKTVKDAAEASMRDVIGSNRIDAVLTAEKFEVQSQTKEILQRILDSYDSGIRVTAVKLQDVHPPKQVSDAFKDVASAREDKSKLINRAMGYRNQILPQARGQVASILNEAEAYKETTIRKAKGDSERFEKLLAEYKQAQDVTRERLYLEAMQAVLEKVHSTYLLSDQAADSVVPYLPLDQLGNRKPKEASQGNGQ; encoded by the coding sequence ATGAATTGGGATTGGGAAAAGCTCCAGGAAAAGAAACAGCGGCAGTCCAAGGGAGGCAGCGGCGGCGGTGGCCGGGCGACCCCTCCGGATCTTGGCGAGTTCATGCGGAAATTTCAAAACTTCAACAACTTTAAATCTCCCGCAGTCAAGCTCGGGATCGCTTTGGTGATTCTCTTATGGCTGGCCAGCGGCTTCTACATCGTCCGGCCGGACGAAGTGGGCGTGGTCCAGCGCTTTGGGGCCTATGCCCGGACCACCCAGTCCGGACCGCACTATCACCTTCCGATTCCCATCGAGTCGGTCAAGACACCCAAGGTGACCGAGGTCAAACGGGTGGAGATAGGGTTCCGCAGCCGGGATGCCGGGGCCGGGATGGGGCTGTCCGGTTTCCGCGAGGTCCCTGAGGAGTCCTTGATGCTGACTGGAGACGAGAACCTGGTCAATGTCCAGTTCATCGTCCAGTACCAGATCAAGGAGGCCCAGAACTATCTGTTCAATATTCAGCAGCAGCAGAAAACGGTCAAGGACGCTGCCGAGGCATCCATGCGGGATGTGATCGGCAGCAATCGAATAGATGCCGTGCTCACGGCCGAGAAGTTCGAGGTCCAAAGCCAGACCAAGGAGATCCTGCAGCGCATCCTGGATTCCTACGACAGCGGGATCCGGGTCACGGCAGTCAAGCTCCAGGACGTCCATCCGCCGAAGCAGGTCTCCGACGCCTTCAAGGATGTGGCCAGTGCCCGGGAGGACAAAAGCAAGCTCATCAATCGGGCCATGGGCTACCGGAATCAGATCCTGCCTCAGGCCCGGGGGCAAGTGGCTTCAATCCTCAATGAAGCCGAGGCCTACAAGGAGACCACCATCCGCAAGGCCAAGGGAGACAGCGAACGGTTCGAAAAGCTGCTGGCCGAATACAAGCAGGCCCAGGATGTGACCCGGGAACGTCTGTATCTGGAGGCCATGCAGGCGGTCCTGGAGAAGGTGCACAGCACCTACCTCCTCTCGGACCAGGCTGCGGACTCTGTGGTTCCCTATCTGCCCCTGGATCAGCTGGGCAACCGGAAGCCGAAGGAGGCGAGCCAGGGGAACGGGCAGTAG
- a CDS encoding DUF503 domain-containing protein, whose translation MHIGILKVEFRLHGLTSIKAKRSIAASIKRKLRNKFNVAVAEVEAQDITDVLILGVVTVANEAKRVDSQLQKAYAMIEAATSEEIVHFSTEIFSG comes from the coding sequence ATGCACATCGGAATCCTCAAGGTTGAGTTTCGGCTCCACGGCCTGACCTCGATCAAGGCCAAGCGGAGCATTGCCGCCAGCATAAAACGCAAGCTGCGCAACAAGTTCAACGTTGCAGTGGCTGAAGTTGAGGCCCAGGATATCACGGATGTCCTCATCCTGGGGGTGGTCACAGTGGCCAATGAAGCCAAGCGGGTGGATTCCCAGCTGCAGAAGGCCTATGCAATGATCGAGGCCGCGACCTCGGAAGAGATCGTCCATTTCAGCACCGAGATCTTCAGCGGCTGA
- the pnp gene encoding polyribonucleotide nucleotidyltransferase: protein MKSPFQPTRLTTQINNEPFIIETGRLANQAHGSTWVQCGDTVVLVTAVTQPSDRELDFMPMIVEYQEMSYASGNIPGSYFRREIGRPSERETLVSRLIDRPIRPLFPEGFRQEVQIMATVLSADPKHDPDVLAITGASTAMHLSKIPFNGPIAGARIGYVDNEFVLNPSQAELEFSQINLILAATEDAVVMVEGGADFASEELMAEAIAWGHEQIQPLIKMQHELRSQVGADKLPVAEPEPDSELEAAVREFSAPKLESALSIPTKAERTEAVKAVKEDLMTAMAERYPEEPDRLKKASGLLKELESELVRKKIKDTGTRIDGRDMKTVRDLGIEVGVLPRVHGSSIFGRGETKVLGTVTLGGTQDEQHVETLSGEVSKRFMLHYNFPPYCVGEVKMPRGPSRREIGHGALAERALSPVLPFAEDFPFTVRIVAEVMESNGSSSMATVCAGSLALMDAGVPVSSQVAGIAMGLIQDGEEFYILTDILGDEDHLGDMDFKVAGSKDGITAIQMDIKISGITSEVLKKALHQARDARMHILDNMDNVLSRPRTDLSEHAPQLKVIEVHPDRIKDVIGPGGKNIRAITKATGASIDIEDSGKISIFAPDQSTLQETIDMVMFYDQKAELGKTYDGKVKSIKDFGAFVEILPGVEGMVHISQIDTERVENIHDYLKLGDELRVKVIEIEENTGKIRLSRKAVLLEEQGKPFTMPSGRGPGGGGGKKPGGGPRNKDSRGPRSSPKNKDS, encoded by the coding sequence ATGAAAAGTCCTTTCCAACCCACACGCCTGACAACCCAGATCAATAACGAGCCGTTTATCATCGAGACCGGGCGGCTGGCCAACCAGGCCCACGGCAGCACCTGGGTCCAGTGCGGAGATACCGTGGTCCTGGTCACCGCAGTGACTCAGCCCTCGGACCGGGAGCTCGATTTCATGCCCATGATCGTCGAGTATCAGGAGATGTCCTATGCCTCGGGGAACATTCCCGGCAGCTACTTCCGGCGGGAAATCGGCCGGCCCAGCGAACGGGAAACCCTGGTATCCAGGCTCATCGACAGACCCATCCGCCCCCTGTTTCCGGAAGGCTTCCGCCAGGAAGTGCAGATCATGGCCACGGTCCTGTCCGCCGATCCCAAACACGATCCGGATGTCCTGGCCATAACCGGGGCCTCCACCGCCATGCATCTGTCCAAGATACCCTTTAACGGCCCTATCGCCGGGGCCAGAATCGGCTACGTGGACAATGAGTTCGTCCTCAACCCCAGCCAGGCGGAGCTGGAGTTCAGCCAGATCAACCTCATTTTGGCCGCTACCGAAGATGCCGTGGTTATGGTTGAAGGCGGAGCCGACTTCGCTTCTGAAGAGCTCATGGCCGAAGCCATAGCCTGGGGGCATGAGCAGATCCAGCCCCTGATCAAGATGCAGCACGAGCTGCGCAGTCAGGTAGGGGCGGACAAGCTCCCGGTGGCCGAACCGGAGCCCGATTCCGAGCTGGAAGCCGCAGTCCGGGAGTTTTCCGCACCCAAGCTGGAATCTGCCCTGAGTATCCCGACCAAGGCGGAACGCACTGAGGCGGTGAAGGCGGTCAAAGAGGACCTGATGACCGCAATGGCCGAACGCTACCCCGAAGAGCCGGATCGACTGAAGAAGGCTTCCGGCCTGCTTAAAGAGCTGGAGAGCGAGCTGGTCCGGAAAAAGATCAAGGACACCGGGACGCGGATCGACGGCCGGGACATGAAGACCGTTCGCGACCTGGGGATTGAGGTCGGCGTTCTTCCCCGGGTGCACGGGTCATCCATCTTCGGGCGCGGGGAAACGAAGGTTCTGGGAACGGTCACCCTCGGCGGGACCCAGGACGAACAGCATGTGGAGACCCTGTCCGGAGAAGTCAGCAAGCGCTTTATGCTGCACTACAACTTTCCCCCGTATTGCGTGGGGGAGGTCAAGATGCCCCGGGGTCCCTCCAGGCGGGAAATCGGACACGGCGCCCTGGCCGAAAGGGCCCTGTCCCCGGTGCTCCCCTTCGCTGAGGACTTCCCCTTTACCGTTCGCATCGTGGCCGAGGTCATGGAAAGCAACGGCTCCTCGTCCATGGCCACTGTCTGCGCCGGCAGCCTGGCCCTGATGGACGCCGGAGTCCCTGTTTCCTCTCAGGTAGCCGGTATTGCCATGGGGCTGATCCAGGACGGGGAAGAATTCTACATACTTACCGACATCCTTGGGGATGAAGACCACCTGGGAGACATGGACTTCAAGGTGGCCGGAAGCAAGGACGGGATCACAGCCATTCAGATGGACATCAAGATCTCGGGGATCACATCCGAGGTCCTGAAGAAGGCCCTACACCAGGCCCGGGATGCCAGGATGCACATCCTGGACAATATGGACAACGTCCTGTCCCGGCCGCGCACTGATCTCTCGGAGCACGCCCCGCAGCTGAAGGTGATCGAGGTTCATCCGGACCGGATCAAGGATGTCATCGGCCCGGGAGGCAAGAACATCAGGGCTATCACCAAGGCCACCGGGGCCTCCATAGATATTGAAGACAGCGGCAAGATATCCATCTTTGCCCCGGACCAGAGCACCCTGCAGGAAACCATCGATATGGTCATGTTCTACGACCAAAAGGCGGAACTGGGCAAGACCTACGATGGAAAAGTCAAGAGCATCAAGGACTTCGGTGCATTTGTGGAAATCCTTCCCGGAGTGGAAGGCATGGTCCACATCTCCCAGATCGATACAGAACGGGTGGAGAACATCCACGACTACCTCAAGCTCGGCGATGAGCTCCGGGTCAAGGTCATTGAGATCGAGGAGAACACCGGCAAGATCCGCTTGAGCCGCAAGGCGGTTCTTTTGGAGGAACAGGGCAAGCCCTTTACCATGCCCAGCGGCCGGGGCCCCGGCGGGGGCGGGGGCAAAAAGCCCGGCGGAGGACCGCGGAACAAGGACTCCAGAGGTCCCAGATCCTCCCCCAAGAACAAGGACTCCTAA
- the lpxB gene encoding lipid-A-disaccharide synthase encodes MDDLSLLGPCSLNLCRASPGGTVLHALKHTSTRSPIWISAAETSADMHGAGLVHALHSQAPDTPLLGMGGAGMRAAPFTALFRAEDLSVMGLTEVLSALPRIVSLYARIKKALRRHRPSCVVLLDAPDFHFRVAKMAHSLGIPVIYYISPQVWAWRTYRVHFLRRYVHQLLCIFPFEQDFFASHGLEVAFVGHPLLEHMDLSSLDQIREVPDRIGLLPGSRRKEIAALLPRFAQAARLILRHRPSASFVLCRADGVAREELLSLWPRDIPVHIADFAHRFSELKACSLVLSASGTATLECAVLGLPTLVAYRISWLSYTIARTVIDVPYISMPNLILNQGVYPEYIQQRVRGGVLAAQAVDWLEHPEKRYAIRDRLQDIRSMLGAHTASTTAARLILDTAAG; translated from the coding sequence ATGGACGATCTGTCCCTGCTGGGTCCGTGCTCCCTCAACCTATGCCGCGCCAGTCCCGGCGGCACTGTACTACACGCCTTGAAACACACATCCACGAGATCTCCCATCTGGATCAGCGCAGCCGAGACCTCTGCTGACATGCATGGGGCCGGCCTGGTCCACGCCCTGCACAGCCAGGCCCCGGACACCCCTTTGCTGGGCATGGGAGGTGCCGGGATGCGGGCGGCTCCATTCACTGCACTTTTCCGGGCCGAAGACCTCTCGGTCATGGGGCTGACCGAGGTCCTCTCTGCCCTGCCCCGCATCGTCTCTCTCTACGCCCGGATCAAAAAAGCCCTTCGCCGGCACCGTCCCAGCTGCGTCGTGCTCCTGGATGCTCCGGACTTTCACTTCCGGGTGGCCAAGATGGCCCATTCATTGGGAATACCGGTCATTTACTACATCAGCCCCCAGGTCTGGGCCTGGCGGACATACCGGGTCCACTTTCTGCGCCGCTACGTGCACCAGCTGTTGTGCATCTTTCCCTTTGAGCAGGACTTTTTCGCCAGCCACGGCCTGGAAGTGGCCTTTGTCGGCCATCCCCTGCTCGAACATATGGACCTCAGTTCCCTGGATCAGATCCGGGAAGTCCCGGACCGGATCGGGCTCCTGCCCGGGAGCAGACGCAAGGAGATCGCCGCCCTGCTCCCCAGGTTCGCTCAGGCGGCCAGGCTTATCCTTCGGCATCGGCCGTCGGCCAGCTTCGTCCTGTGCCGGGCCGACGGGGTGGCCAGGGAGGAGCTCCTCTCCCTGTGGCCCAGGGACATCCCGGTGCACATCGCAGATTTTGCCCACCGCTTTTCGGAGCTCAAGGCCTGCAGCCTGGTCCTCAGCGCCTCCGGAACCGCCACCCTGGAGTGTGCGGTCTTGGGCCTGCCCACCCTGGTGGCCTATCGGATCTCCTGGCTGAGCTACACCATCGCCCGCACGGTGATCGATGTACCCTACATCAGCATGCCCAATCTCATCCTGAACCAGGGCGTCTACCCGGAATACATCCAGCAGCGGGTCCGGGGCGGGGTTCTGGCCGCACAGGCCGTGGACTGGCTGGAACATCCGGAGAAACGATATGCAATCCGCGACAGGCTCCAGGATATTCGCTCCATGCTCGGAGCGCACACCGCCTCAACCACGGCTGCCCGGCTGATCCTGGACACTGCCGCAGGCTAA
- the truB gene encoding tRNA pseudouridine(55) synthase TruB: MPKPQASSQLHGILVLEKPQGPTSSDCVQRIKRELGQPKIGHAGTLDPMASGVLVVLLGQGTKLAPYLTSGAKAYRGALELGTETDTYDIQGTVTGSGSWEDLLPAQVEQEVLGWKELTEQIVPPYAAAKHKGRTLYSLARAGKDIPVKTKPVAIDQVQVLHVDLPRVSFRLRCSAGTYVRSLAHSLGQRLGCGAVLTSLIREESEPFLLEHAHSLQSVLKTPDRFAERVIPLEESLPHWPRLYTSQAQAEQIANGGRIEVSHFPDWQPTQPGRQALLLTPEGKALALAETKQHQQGLYWAVLRGLWAKR, encoded by the coding sequence ATGCCAAAACCCCAGGCATCCTCTCAGCTTCACGGCATCCTGGTCCTGGAAAAACCCCAGGGCCCGACTTCCTCGGACTGCGTCCAGAGAATCAAGCGCGAGCTCGGTCAGCCCAAGATCGGACACGCCGGGACCCTGGACCCGATGGCCAGCGGCGTCCTGGTTGTGCTCCTGGGACAGGGCACCAAGCTTGCCCCCTACCTGACGTCCGGGGCCAAGGCCTACCGGGGCGCACTGGAACTGGGGACGGAGACGGACACATACGATATCCAGGGTACAGTGACCGGATCCGGGTCGTGGGAGGATCTTCTTCCGGCCCAGGTGGAGCAGGAGGTTCTGGGCTGGAAGGAGCTGACCGAACAGATCGTTCCCCCCTATGCCGCGGCCAAGCACAAGGGCAGGACCCTTTACTCCTTGGCCCGGGCCGGCAAGGATATTCCGGTCAAGACCAAACCGGTGGCTATTGACCAAGTCCAGGTCTTGCACGTAGACTTGCCGCGAGTTAGCTTTCGTCTTCGGTGTTCCGCAGGCACCTATGTCCGTTCCCTGGCCCACAGCCTGGGGCAACGACTCGGGTGCGGCGCCGTACTCACCAGCTTGATTCGGGAAGAATCCGAACCCTTTCTCCTTGAGCACGCCCATTCCCTGCAGAGCGTGCTTAAGACACCGGATCGCTTTGCAGAGCGGGTCATCCCTCTGGAAGAGAGCCTGCCGCACTGGCCTCGTCTGTACACGAGCCAGGCCCAGGCCGAACAGATCGCCAACGGTGGCCGGATCGAGGTATCCCACTTCCCGGATTGGCAGCCCACACAGCCCGGCCGGCAGGCGCTGTTGCTGACCCCAGAGGGCAAAGCGCTGGCTTTGGCCGAAACCAAGCAGCACCAGCAGGGCCTGTACTGGGCAGTGCTCAGAGGACTGTGGGCCAAACGGTGA
- a CDS encoding Gfo/Idh/MocA family protein, producing the protein MSALSFGVIGVGHLGSIHAKLAAGIPELNLVGVCDLDPDRCREVAASCGCQAFLSPEDLLDQVQAVSIVVPTAHHYRVACAAVDRGCHLFVEKPITASSSQAEELIRHAEEANRILQVGHIERFNPAFQSLAGYPLDPLFIESHRLSQFNPRGLDVSVVLDLMIHDIDIVLALIPAPLDSIQACGVGVVSGNEDIANARLEFENGAVANLTASRISAKDMRKMRMFQSKAYIAIDFLEQKTEILHLDQAPIPSDLDSTSIGQIGVGEQARSVYLHTPQPAQSNALKHELQSFARSIRETTPPVVSGQDGLRALQTAEIILSEMSRRQKLAEKKAGF; encoded by the coding sequence ATGTCTGCTCTCTCATTTGGGGTCATCGGAGTCGGCCACTTGGGGTCCATCCACGCCAAGCTGGCCGCCGGCATACCGGAGCTGAACCTGGTCGGTGTCTGCGATCTGGACCCCGACCGATGCCGGGAAGTCGCGGCAAGCTGCGGTTGCCAAGCCTTTTTGTCTCCTGAAGATCTTTTGGACCAGGTCCAGGCCGTATCCATCGTGGTCCCCACCGCCCATCACTACCGGGTGGCCTGTGCGGCTGTGGACCGCGGGTGCCACCTGTTCGTGGAAAAGCCGATAACCGCCAGCTCCAGCCAGGCTGAAGAGCTGATCCGCCACGCCGAGGAGGCAAACCGTATTCTCCAGGTCGGGCATATCGAACGGTTCAACCCCGCATTTCAATCCCTGGCCGGATATCCACTGGATCCCCTGTTCATAGAATCCCACCGGCTGAGCCAGTTCAATCCCCGGGGACTGGACGTCAGTGTGGTCCTGGACCTGATGATCCACGACATCGATATCGTCCTGGCCCTGATCCCAGCCCCCCTGGACTCCATTCAGGCCTGCGGGGTAGGGGTTGTATCCGGCAACGAGGACATCGCCAATGCCCGCCTGGAGTTCGAAAACGGAGCAGTGGCCAACCTGACCGCCAGCCGGATATCGGCCAAGGACATGCGCAAGATGCGCATGTTTCAAAGCAAGGCCTACATAGCCATCGACTTTCTGGAGCAGAAGACAGAGATCCTGCACTTGGACCAGGCCCCCATCCCATCGGATCTGGATTCAACCTCCATTGGCCAGATCGGCGTGGGGGAGCAGGCCCGGTCCGTGTACCTGCATACCCCGCAGCCGGCCCAGTCCAATGCCCTGAAACACGAGCTGCAGAGCTTTGCCCGCAGCATACGGGAGACAACCCCCCCGGTTGTCTCCGGACAGGACGGGCTTCGCGCCCTGCAAACGGCGGAGATCATCCTCTCGGAAATGAGCAGACGCCAAAAGCTGGCCGAAAAAAAGGCCGGGTTCTGA
- the rpsO gene encoding 30S ribosomal protein S15, which yields MALTVEDKKNIIEEYKQHENDTGSPEVQVALLTKRISYLTEHFKDHKHDYHSRNGLLKLVGQRRKLLNYLRNKDVNRYRELIGRLNLRK from the coding sequence GTGGCTCTGACAGTTGAGGACAAAAAGAACATTATTGAAGAGTACAAGCAGCACGAAAACGACACCGGATCCCCAGAGGTCCAGGTCGCTCTGCTCACCAAGCGCATCAGCTATCTGACTGAGCATTTTAAAGATCACAAGCACGACTACCACTCCCGAAACGGCCTGCTCAAGCTGGTTGGACAGCGGCGCAAGCTGCTGAACTACCTGCGGAACAAGGATGTGAACCGCTATCGGGAACTGATAGGCAGGCTCAACCTTCGCAAATAG